A window of the Tenebrio molitor chromosome 1, icTenMoli1.1, whole genome shotgun sequence genome harbors these coding sequences:
- the CycC gene encoding cyclin-C, translating to MILLTGLFLPKEKTDTFVMAGNFWQSSHHQQWLLDKQDLIRERQHDLQILPEDEYQKIFIFFASVIQTLGEQLKLRQQVIATATVYFKRFYAKNSLKCIDPLLLAPTCIFLASKVEEFGVISNSRLITTCQTVIKNKFSYAYTQEFPYRTNHILECEFYLLENLDCCLIVYQPYRPLLQLVQDIGQEDQLLTLAWRIVNDSLRTDVSLLYPPYQIAIGCLQIACVILQKDHKAWFAELNVDIERIQEIARYIINLFELWKTYDEKKEIQGLLNKMPKPKPAPQR from the exons ATGATTTTGTTGACCGGTTTGTTTCTCCCTAAAG aaaaaacaGACACCTTTGTGATGGCGGGAAATTTTTGGCAAAGTTCACACCA CCAACAATGGCTTTTAGACAAACAAGATTTAATAAGAGAACGGCAGCATGATTTGCAGATATTGCCTGAAGAtgaatatcaaaaaatatttatattttttgcaagtG TGATTCAGACGTTAGGAGAGCAATTAAAATTGCGCCAGCAGGTTATAGCAACAGCTACagtatattttaaaagattttatgCCAAAAACTCACTTAAATGCATTGATCCATTATTATTAGCTCCAACATGTATTTTCTTAGCTTCTAAAGTAGAAGAGTTTGGTGTCATCTCAAATTCTAGGCTAATAACTACTTGTCAGACAGTCA ttaaaaataaatttagctATGCGTATACCCAAGAATTTCCATATCGTACAAATCACATTCTCGaatgtgaattttatttattggaaAATCTAGATTGTTGTCTAATTGTTTATCAGCCTTACAGGCCTCTACTGCAGCTAGTGCAGGATATTGGCCAAGAAGATCAACTTTTAACATTAGCATGGAGAATAGTGAATGATTCCCTTAGAACTGATGTATCTTTGCTATATCCACCTTATCAAATTGCAATAGGATGCCTACAAATTGCATGTGTTATACTCCAAAAAGACCACAAGGCTTGGTTTGCAGAATTAAATGTTGACATCGAAAGAATTCAGGAAATAGCAAGatatataattaatttatttgaattatgGAAAACTTATGatgaaaaaaaggaaattcaAGGACTTCTAAATAAAATGCCTAAACCTAAACCAGCTCCTCAAAGATAA
- the LOC138141366 gene encoding leucine-rich repeat protein soc-2 homolog, protein MLPKMNPVYDYIQRNRVLAKIEKAHGSKATNLALDDHDLLKFPPSLISCEQLCYLNIGHNRIAELPKSLGCLKNLHNLCLEYNNFDRFPEVLKDLPQLTSLNISHNPIKDLTRIIGCLTSLETLWCNRCCLTSLPEEIGNLVKLDTLGARHNQITKLPDGICNLVHLRWLTLEDNHLYTVPKDFDKLQSLIHLNLTGNKFNFIPSNISKLKQLKYLHLRFNEFFSVPESVLSTMTAVKINLLHNPLTLTNDIDMMFPNVITTNKQLEEDVAVDSDSSSDWENSLASSDLNYSGTESESDDEDILMEIPKLSKFLVTF, encoded by the exons ATGCTTCCAAAAATGAATCCAGTTTACGATTACATTCAGAGAAATCGCGTTTtagcaaaaatagaaaaagctCACGGTTCCAAAGCCACGAATTTAGCATTAGATGACCAtgatttgttgaaatttccACCATCGTTAATAAGTTGTGAACAACTTTGTTATCTGAACATCGGCCACAATAGAATTGCCGAACTGCCAAAGTCCTTaggatgtttaaaaaatttgcataatttatGTCTAGAATATAATAATTTCGATCGGTTTCCAGAAGTGCTAAAGGATTTACCACAATTAACAAGTTTAAATATAAGTCACAATCCTATAAAAGATTTAACAAGAATCATAGGATGTTTAACATCGTTGGAAACCTTATGGTGCAACCGCTGTTGTTTGACTTCATTGCCAGAAGAGATTggaaatttagtaaaattagaTACATTAGGAGCTCGACATAatcaaataacaaaattaccAGATGGAATATGCAACTTGGTACACTTAAG atggCTTACTTTAGAGGATAATCATTTATATACAGTTCCTaaagattttgataaattacaATCATTAATACACCTCAATCTTActggaaataaatttaactttATACCATCAAAtatatcaaaattaaaacagttaaaatatctgcatctccggtttaatgaatttttttctgtgcCGGAGAGTGTGTTGAGTACTATGACTGCtgtgaaaattaatttgttacaTAATCCTTTAACATTAACTAACGACATTGATATG atgtTCCCAAATGTTATCACCACAAATAAACAGTTAGAAGAGGATGTAGCTGTAGATTCAGATTCAAGCTCAGATTGGGAAAATAGTTTGGCAAGTTcagatttaaattattctgGTACAGAATCAGAAAGTGATGATGAGGATATTTTAATGGAGATTcctaaattgtcaaaatttcttgtaacattttaa